A region of Myxococcus stipitatus DSM 14675 DNA encodes the following proteins:
- a CDS encoding Gldg family protein, translating to MSPRPVSHGLATTLTFVAGLLAVFIGERILGVGTGRGLLSGAGVAAVVLATGWRFFASRGASVERRTVDGWVLGLYGLGLLALGLYFLQSDLGTSLFDARLSMKSPKLAVVLAALYPALLACCLAPLVLVETAVQAMARAPVLETGRARSALYSGLGMSFVVIFAFATVYVVTQANTTWDLSYYRTAKPGDSTRKVVRGLNEPLQVTLFFPPSNEVGEAVRQYFRDLSTESPQLLNVEWLDQAVEPTRARLLGVHNNGTVVLARGERREPLTVGLELDRSRGQLQRLDQEVQRRLMTVAKPRRVVYLTAGHGERADTRPVPGETPKPAVAQLKEVLRSQNVDVRSLGVSEGLGQEIPSDAAALVVLGATRDFLPEETTAVREYLQRGGRLLMALEPEGPRFEKLLEPLGLKYLGTPLANDQVYFRTTRQQSDRGNLGSVGFSSHPSVTSLTALGGQAAVALLGAGAMDQLQPLPTGIMHDVSVRAHGATFADANGNFTYDPGETRRTWPLVVAVEEPAAAGKSPMRAIVLADADAMSDVVLSNLGNEYLVLDSLRWLTGEEAVSGAVSSEEDVPIQHTREQDVAWFYATVFLAPALVLAVGFVTTRRRGRRAPRAPVAAGGER from the coding sequence ATGAGCCCGCGTCCGGTGAGCCATGGATTGGCGACGACGTTGACGTTCGTCGCGGGGCTTCTCGCCGTCTTCATCGGCGAGCGCATCCTGGGCGTGGGCACGGGCCGAGGGCTGCTGTCCGGCGCGGGTGTGGCGGCGGTCGTCCTCGCCACGGGCTGGCGCTTCTTCGCCTCGCGCGGCGCGAGCGTGGAGCGGCGCACGGTGGATGGCTGGGTGCTGGGCCTGTACGGCCTGGGCCTGCTGGCGCTGGGGCTCTACTTCCTCCAGTCGGACCTGGGCACGTCGCTCTTCGACGCGCGGCTGTCGATGAAGTCCCCCAAGCTGGCGGTGGTGCTGGCGGCGCTGTACCCCGCGCTGCTCGCGTGCTGCCTGGCGCCGCTGGTGCTGGTGGAGACCGCGGTCCAGGCGATGGCTCGGGCGCCGGTGCTGGAGACGGGGCGCGCGCGCAGCGCGCTGTACTCCGGCCTGGGCATGTCCTTCGTCGTCATCTTCGCCTTCGCGACGGTGTACGTCGTCACGCAGGCGAACACGACGTGGGACCTGTCGTACTACCGCACCGCGAAGCCCGGGGACTCCACGCGCAAGGTGGTGCGCGGACTCAACGAGCCCTTGCAGGTGACGCTCTTCTTCCCGCCCTCGAACGAGGTGGGGGAGGCGGTGCGGCAGTACTTCCGCGACCTGTCGACGGAGAGCCCCCAGCTCCTCAACGTGGAGTGGCTGGACCAGGCCGTGGAGCCCACGCGGGCGCGGCTGCTGGGCGTGCACAACAACGGCACCGTCGTGCTGGCCCGGGGGGAGCGCAGGGAACCCCTCACGGTGGGCCTGGAGCTGGACCGCTCGCGAGGGCAGCTGCAGCGCCTGGACCAGGAGGTCCAGCGGCGGCTGATGACGGTGGCGAAGCCTCGCCGCGTCGTCTACCTCACGGCGGGCCATGGCGAGCGCGCGGACACGCGGCCCGTGCCGGGCGAGACGCCGAAGCCCGCCGTCGCGCAGCTCAAGGAGGTCCTCCGCTCGCAGAACGTGGACGTGCGCTCCCTCGGCGTCTCCGAGGGGCTGGGGCAGGAGATTCCCTCCGACGCGGCGGCGCTGGTGGTGCTGGGCGCCACGCGCGACTTCCTCCCCGAGGAGACCACCGCCGTGCGCGAGTACCTCCAGCGCGGCGGCCGGCTGCTGATGGCGCTGGAGCCGGAGGGCCCTCGCTTCGAGAAGCTCCTGGAGCCCCTGGGCCTGAAGTACCTGGGCACGCCGCTGGCGAATGACCAGGTGTACTTCCGCACCACGCGTCAGCAGAGCGACCGGGGCAACCTGGGCTCGGTGGGCTTCAGCTCACATCCGTCCGTCACGTCGCTGACGGCGCTGGGCGGACAGGCGGCGGTGGCGCTCCTCGGCGCGGGGGCGATGGACCAGCTCCAGCCGCTGCCCACGGGTATCATGCACGACGTCTCCGTGCGGGCTCACGGCGCCACGTTCGCGGACGCGAATGGGAACTTCACGTACGACCCGGGCGAGACGCGGCGCACCTGGCCGCTGGTGGTGGCGGTGGAGGAGCCCGCGGCGGCCGGCAAGTCGCCCATGCGCGCCATCGTCCTGGCGGACGCGGATGCGATGAGCGACGTGGTGCTGTCCAACCTGGGCAACGAGTACCTGGTGCTGGACTCGCTGCGGTGGTTGACGGGCGAAGAGGCCGTGTCCGGCGCGGTGTCGTCCGAGGAGGACGTGCCCATCCAGCACACGCGGGAGCAGGACGTGGCGTGGTTCTACGCCACCGTCTTCCTGGCTCCGGCGCTGGTGCTGGCGGTGGGCTTCGTGACGACGCGGCGGCGAGGCCGTCGTGCTCCGCGCGCCCCGGTGGCGGCGGGAGGTGAGCGATGA
- a CDS encoding response regulator has protein sequence MTNPSPNLQPLVLVVDDYDDAREMYAEYLEYSGFRVAQARNGQEALDQAFALVPDIILMDLSLPVIDGWEATRQLKKDDRTRTIPVVALTGHALTGQSDEARGAGCDSFVTKPCLPDELVTEVRNLLAQRAVAATR, from the coding sequence ATGACGAATCCCTCCCCGAATCTCCAGCCGCTCGTGCTCGTCGTCGACGACTACGACGACGCGCGGGAGATGTACGCGGAGTACCTCGAGTACTCGGGGTTCCGCGTGGCGCAGGCCCGGAATGGCCAGGAAGCACTGGACCAGGCCTTCGCGCTGGTGCCGGACATCATCCTGATGGACCTGTCGCTGCCCGTCATCGACGGCTGGGAGGCCACGCGCCAGCTGAAGAAGGATGACCGCACGCGCACCATCCCCGTGGTGGCCCTCACCGGACACGCGCTGACGGGCCAGTCGGACGAAGCCCGGGGCGCGGGGTGCGACTCGTTCGTCACCAAGCCCTGCCTCCCGGATGAGCTCGTCACCGAGGTCCGCAACCTGCTCGCGCAGCGCGCGGTCGCGGCGACGCGGTAG
- a CDS encoding ABC transporter permease: MKALLIARRELSGYLRTLSGYVVIAVILALNGLFFNAYALGGASKRSAEVLSQFFYYSSGFTVVASVFISMRLLAEERQTGTLPLLYSSPLRDRDIVLGKFLAGFAFLSLYVLCTLYMPVLVLVNGKVSLGHVAAGYLGLLLLGSASLAVGTFGSALARNQLLAAITSAVMLVALILCWLLARITEQPLSDVFSAMSLWNQHFPPFQSGLIHVRDVVYYVVVTYVALFAATRVLEARRWR, from the coding sequence GTGAAGGCGCTGCTCATCGCCCGCCGCGAGCTGTCCGGTTACCTGCGCACGCTCAGCGGCTACGTCGTCATCGCGGTCATCCTCGCGTTGAACGGCCTGTTCTTCAACGCGTACGCCCTGGGCGGCGCGAGCAAGCGCTCCGCCGAGGTGCTGTCGCAGTTCTTCTATTACTCGAGCGGCTTCACCGTCGTCGCCTCGGTGTTCATCTCCATGCGGCTGCTCGCCGAGGAGCGACAGACGGGGACGTTGCCGCTCCTGTACTCGTCGCCGCTGCGAGACCGGGACATCGTGCTGGGCAAGTTCCTGGCGGGCTTCGCCTTCCTGTCGCTCTACGTGCTGTGCACGCTGTACATGCCGGTGCTGGTGCTGGTGAACGGCAAGGTGTCGCTGGGCCACGTGGCGGCGGGCTACCTGGGGTTGCTGCTGCTGGGCAGTGCGTCGCTCGCGGTGGGGACGTTCGGCTCGGCGCTGGCGCGCAACCAGTTGCTCGCGGCGATTACGTCCGCGGTGATGCTGGTGGCGCTCATCCTCTGCTGGCTCCTGGCGCGCATCACCGAGCAGCCGTTGTCGGATGTCTTCAGCGCGATGTCGCTGTGGAACCAGCACTTCCCGCCGTTCCAGTCGGGGCTCATCCACGTGCGCGATGTCGTCTACTACGTCGTCGTCACCTATGTGGCGCTGTTCGCGGCCACGCGCGTGCTCGAAGCGCGGAGGTGGCGATGA
- a CDS encoding ABC transporter ATP-binding protein has protein sequence MIQVEGLTKYYGEHAAIRDLAFTIGQGEVIGFLGLNGAGKSTTLKVLGCVLLPTAGRVVIDGHDVVSNAHEVRQRIGYLPDVPPLYDEMTVGEYLAYVARLRGVTARDAAARVGEAEEKTGLREVDGELISTLSHGYRQRVGVAQALVHKPALLILDEPTSGLDPRQIVEMRDVIRGLKGTHTVLVSSHILPEISQTCDRLLIIHKGTLVAQGTEEELGRKMGGGGSIEVEVRGDQARAVEVLQGFGAVEVDRAVDGVVSLSLRASPDLRPRVAQAVVGAGLELLRLDQGAGQLESIFLRLTHGQEVRA, from the coding sequence ATGATTCAGGTCGAAGGGCTGACCAAGTACTACGGTGAGCACGCGGCCATCCGGGACCTGGCCTTCACCATCGGGCAGGGTGAGGTCATCGGCTTCCTCGGCCTCAATGGCGCGGGCAAGTCGACGACGTTGAAGGTCCTGGGGTGCGTGCTGCTGCCGACCGCCGGGCGCGTCGTCATCGACGGACATGACGTGGTGAGCAATGCCCACGAGGTCCGGCAGCGCATCGGCTATCTCCCCGACGTGCCGCCGCTCTACGACGAGATGACGGTGGGCGAGTACCTGGCCTACGTCGCGCGGCTTCGCGGCGTGACGGCGCGGGACGCCGCGGCCCGGGTGGGCGAGGCCGAGGAGAAGACGGGGCTTCGCGAGGTGGACGGCGAGCTCATCTCCACGCTCAGCCACGGCTACCGGCAGCGCGTGGGCGTGGCGCAGGCGCTGGTGCACAAGCCCGCGCTGCTCATCCTCGACGAGCCCACCAGCGGCCTGGACCCGCGGCAGATCGTCGAGATGCGCGACGTCATCCGGGGACTCAAGGGCACGCACACCGTCCTGGTCTCCAGCCACATCCTCCCGGAGATCTCGCAGACGTGTGACCGGCTCCTCATCATCCACAAGGGGACGCTGGTGGCGCAGGGGACGGAGGAGGAGCTGGGGCGGAAGATGGGCGGCGGAGGCTCCATCGAGGTCGAGGTGCGCGGAGACCAGGCGCGCGCGGTGGAGGTGCTCCAGGGCTTCGGCGCGGTGGAGGTGGACCGGGCCGTGGACGGCGTGGTGTCGCTGAGCCTGCGCGCTTCTCCGGACCTGCGTCCGCGTGTGGCGCAGGCGGTGGTGGGCGCGGGGCTGGAGCTGCTGCGCCTGGACCAGGGCGCGGGGCAGTTGGAGTCCATCTTCCTCAGGCTGACGCATGGCCAGGAGGTGCGCGCGTGA
- a CDS encoding PAS domain-containing sensor histidine kinase, producing MASPAPLSTAHATSADARLALAEQLLTCDAAQDCARAVVEWLVVHAPAPAVACLTRDEPGGRLGCLASAGLSEAQHVALTEGPDADTEHPLAEVLTQAVPCFFPPERALIPIPGTGGLFAVPLGREGASPVGLLLIWVNGPTLPSEVAWVAAHAGPYLAKQVTSGPLGLGGGALFRHIIDAVTDPVLLTDLDGRLRLANARAESLLVASPDASDGRKRAVHLNQRVFTTAVASTARGPVPGVSWREIPLVDPSEGLDLLFELVGTRVYAPDGREAMVSVLRNVTDLGRATQALGESYRRLRATEREARSERHRLDRVLDSVADPIILSSPSGGAVMMNEPAEKLFTSSTEGGRAAQRRVRSNDAVFSSFLANLLDTGGGPRWRAQLNLVDPTSGGTRPMEAVATKVLGDGGELTGIVTLFQDRGEAMEKARLLERLKEVSTLLEARVQVATAELAEQNEKLRRQAIQLEQASAAKSQFLANMSHEFRTPLNAILGYTNMLLQGVSGELTPIQRRNLTRIDSNGRHLLEVINEILDITRIEAGRMPLHLSDFGIPELLQEVMAEMDPIIVRSKLAVSTHLGAKLPQVHSDRQKMKQVVLNLLSNALKFTHEGSVRVSAECATPSSLLTISVTDTGIGIDPAYQEKIFEDFQQVDSSPTRAYGGTGLGLSICRRLADMLGGRVTLQSIPGQGSTFTLHFPRRPRRT from the coding sequence TTGGCCTCTCCCGCCCCTCTCTCCACCGCCCACGCCACCAGCGCCGATGCACGCCTCGCCCTCGCCGAGCAGTTGCTCACCTGCGACGCGGCGCAAGACTGCGCGCGCGCGGTGGTGGAGTGGCTGGTCGTGCATGCTCCCGCCCCCGCCGTGGCCTGTCTGACGCGCGATGAGCCCGGAGGAAGGCTCGGCTGTCTCGCGTCCGCGGGCCTGTCCGAGGCCCAGCACGTCGCGCTGACGGAAGGGCCGGACGCGGACACGGAGCACCCGCTGGCGGAGGTGCTCACCCAGGCCGTCCCCTGCTTCTTCCCACCCGAGCGCGCGCTCATCCCCATCCCGGGAACGGGAGGACTGTTCGCCGTTCCGCTGGGCCGCGAGGGCGCATCCCCCGTGGGCCTGCTGCTCATCTGGGTCAACGGCCCCACCCTCCCCTCCGAGGTCGCCTGGGTCGCCGCCCACGCGGGGCCCTACCTCGCGAAGCAAGTCACGTCCGGCCCGCTGGGCCTGGGCGGTGGCGCGCTGTTCCGCCACATCATCGACGCGGTGACGGACCCCGTGCTGCTCACGGACCTGGACGGACGCCTGCGGCTGGCCAACGCGCGCGCGGAGTCCCTGCTCGTCGCGAGCCCCGACGCGAGCGACGGCCGCAAGCGCGCCGTCCACCTCAACCAGCGCGTGTTCACCACCGCGGTGGCCAGCACCGCGCGAGGCCCCGTGCCGGGTGTGAGCTGGCGCGAGATTCCCCTGGTGGACCCCTCCGAGGGCCTGGACCTGCTCTTCGAGCTCGTGGGCACGCGCGTGTATGCCCCCGACGGCCGCGAGGCCATGGTGAGCGTGCTGCGCAACGTGACGGACCTGGGCCGCGCCACCCAGGCCCTGGGCGAGAGCTACCGCCGCCTGCGCGCCACCGAGCGCGAGGCCCGCAGCGAGCGCCACCGCCTGGACCGCGTGCTCGACTCGGTGGCGGACCCCATCATCCTCTCCAGCCCGTCAGGCGGCGCGGTGATGATGAACGAGCCCGCGGAGAAGCTCTTCACCTCCTCCACCGAGGGAGGCCGCGCCGCGCAGCGCCGCGTGCGCTCCAACGACGCCGTGTTCTCCTCGTTCCTCGCCAACCTGCTGGACACCGGAGGAGGCCCCCGCTGGCGCGCGCAGCTCAACCTGGTGGACCCGACCAGCGGTGGCACCCGCCCCATGGAGGCGGTGGCCACCAAGGTCCTGGGAGACGGCGGAGAGCTGACGGGCATCGTCACGCTCTTCCAGGACCGGGGCGAGGCCATGGAGAAGGCGCGCCTGCTGGAGCGGCTCAAGGAGGTCTCCACGCTGCTCGAGGCGCGCGTGCAGGTGGCCACCGCGGAGCTGGCCGAGCAGAACGAGAAGCTGCGCCGCCAGGCCATCCAGCTGGAGCAGGCCAGCGCGGCCAAGTCGCAGTTCCTGGCCAACATGTCCCACGAGTTCCGCACGCCGCTCAATGCCATCCTCGGCTACACCAACATGCTCCTGCAGGGCGTGTCGGGGGAGCTCACCCCCATCCAGCGGCGCAACCTGACACGCATCGACTCCAACGGCCGGCACCTGTTGGAGGTCATCAACGAAATCCTGGACATCACCCGCATCGAGGCGGGGCGGATGCCGCTGCACCTGTCGGACTTCGGCATCCCGGAGCTGCTCCAGGAGGTGATGGCGGAGATGGACCCCATCATCGTCCGCAGCAAGCTGGCGGTGAGCACACACCTGGGTGCGAAGCTGCCCCAGGTCCACAGCGACCGACAGAAGATGAAGCAGGTCGTCCTCAACCTCCTGTCCAATGCCCTGAAGTTCACGCATGAGGGCTCTGTGAGGGTGTCGGCGGAGTGCGCCACGCCTTCGTCCCTGCTCACCATCTCCGTGACGGACACCGGGATTGGCATCGACCCGGCCTATCAGGAGAAGATTTTCGAGGACTTCCAACAGGTGGACAGCTCGCCCACCCGTGCCTATGGGGGCACCGGGCTCGGGCTGTCCATCTGCCGTCGTCTGGCCGACATGCTGGGGGGACGCGTCACCCTTCAGAGTATCCCGGGGCAGGGGTCGACCTTCACGCTGCACTTTCCACGACGCCCGAGGCGGACATGA
- a CDS encoding GvpL/GvpF family gas vesicle protein produces MPRPSRPSSKARPPGRRGTSAREETPRKQKPRSASAPKPRTPPAKAKPLRRKASRGAKTREVPEVQEDFRGPWYLHGVVRAKGPLKLGALGLGMPPARIHGVREGAFTALVSPISTHRVDPTRANLMAHQRASEVILRDHTLLPVAFGTVLSSRAQVQQLLRTTKAVLTTALSALDGKVELGVKVLHHREHLARRMELEDLGLRRRVDEMETEHERRLWHAVELRAALDMAAMLESLRPLAAASRIHSPVGERMLLNTAFLVTRAEVPAFEAKVRTLAARSDLYSFRFTGPWPAYSFVDVRFGLAGAASRPAG; encoded by the coding sequence ATGCCGCGGCCCTCCCGCCCCTCCAGCAAGGCCAGGCCCCCAGGCCGGCGCGGGACATCCGCGAGGGAGGAGACTCCCCGCAAGCAGAAGCCTCGAAGCGCCAGTGCCCCCAAGCCCCGCACGCCCCCCGCCAAGGCGAAGCCCCTCCGGCGCAAGGCCTCGCGAGGCGCCAAGACGCGTGAAGTCCCAGAGGTCCAGGAGGACTTCAGGGGTCCATGGTATCTCCACGGCGTGGTGCGAGCGAAAGGCCCCTTGAAGCTGGGCGCGCTGGGGCTGGGCATGCCACCGGCCCGGATTCACGGCGTGCGGGAGGGCGCCTTCACGGCGCTGGTGTCCCCCATCTCCACGCACCGGGTGGACCCGACGCGGGCGAACCTGATGGCCCACCAGCGCGCCTCCGAGGTCATCCTGCGCGACCACACGCTCCTGCCCGTGGCCTTCGGCACCGTGCTGAGCTCGCGGGCACAGGTCCAGCAGTTGCTCCGCACCACGAAGGCGGTGCTCACCACCGCGCTGAGCGCGCTGGACGGCAAGGTGGAGCTGGGCGTCAAGGTGCTGCACCACCGCGAGCACCTGGCCCGTCGCATGGAGCTGGAGGACCTGGGCCTGCGTCGTCGCGTGGATGAAATGGAAACGGAGCACGAGCGGAGGCTCTGGCACGCGGTGGAACTGCGCGCCGCGCTCGACATGGCCGCGATGCTGGAGAGCCTGCGCCCGCTGGCGGCGGCCTCGCGCATCCACTCCCCCGTGGGTGAGCGGATGCTGCTCAACACCGCCTTCCTCGTCACGCGGGCGGAGGTGCCTGCCTTCGAGGCGAAGGTCCGGACGCTGGCCGCGCGCTCGGACCTCTACTCCTTCCGCTTCACCGGGCCCTGGCCCGCGTACAGCTTCGTCGACGTGAGGTTCGGGCTGGCCGGTGCCGCTTCACGGCCCGCCGGCTGA